Genomic segment of Rana temporaria chromosome 12, aRanTem1.1, whole genome shotgun sequence:
cctgtcgcgtgaaaaaaagggtccgggactttttttcaggcgacaggcgttgcgcgtctatgagatgtgaaccatctccatagacggcaatgggaattctcccctctagcgacagaagcgtcccgcgtcgggcgttttgtcgcttaggtgtgaatggggtctaaatttCTTATTTTACTACATTCCCATATTCATTACCTTCAGAAACATTTATAGTTCTTGGGGTACTCTAGTACAGTGTTTCTcagctccagtcctcaaggcgccccaacaggtcatgttttcaggattttcctcagatgaaacagctgtggtaattacaaggcggtgaaactgatcaaatcacctgtgcaaaataatggaaagcctgaaaacatgacttgttggggcgccttgaggactggagttgagaaaccctgctctagTAGATCAGCATAGCATGAATTATAAAAGACCTATTAAATAACCACAATCTTAACAGTCCATTAAGATTAATTTACAGTTACATATGCGTCAGTGAAGTGTGACTCCATTATTATATTTTCCAGTGTAAATAAATggagtgcaggaaaaaaaaagaaaaaaaggttttcttatcCACCTATAAATATGAGAATGCCTGGAGAAGTGGCTACTTACAACTGACCAGCAGCAGGAATGGAAACTACGATTTATGAGCAGGTAAGACTTTCTATTAGAACACATAGGGAGGAAGACATACAGGTAAATCtatcatttatttttgcatttgtgAAAGATGCCAATTAGAGACACGCTTCTGCATATTTGACAAGATCGGTGCTATTAACTGGTTTAAATAACAATGTGAAATACATAGAGGATAATGCATAattgtagggctgttactgattaaaattttcgtgttagattaatcgtttttttttttatcgattaatcgactaattttgattaattacaacgcacatacagatccaactaccttTAGCCGATCtccttgcaactctgcattagtcagtggtaaatgtggtatacactatatacaatcactcgacactagttagtttccacaatccatgacttaacttcacagttcacacaaatacgttttaaattcaaactgtagcactgacataagtaattttttcttattaagctttaagaaaaacgtagaaagttagtttaactttaattataaaaagtatctagtatattgactgtcactttatagtaggcaagtaggcatcactttagccagacatgatcgcattttattgacaatataccctgaagaactgaacagtctttcgcatggAACAGATGTtaccgatacacaaagaattgtcagcacaaaactgcttagaacaggaaaacgatggttatttttgcccccttcccctgatggaacctgatgcatcctcctgctccacagatgcaaaggtacctcaatccaacgggtgcagtttgctcacaaccagcagggtaagtctcactgtgcaGGCTGtctggtgacgtcaagaattttgaccgatcaaaagaattaaagagtaatcgaggaattaatctttaatttccccagccctacagAATTGTGGAGGTTTTTAAGGCTATTAGATATCGAAGTTTCAAGATTCCAACATGGCATATGGCTgttatatatatggaggatcccTGTTTTTTAAAAATAGTTAGGGACGGCTCTCATTGGCATAAAGAAGTAgtgtggatggatgggtgagcaTTGATAGACAGACATAAATGCACACAGTGGGGGCAATTAATAAAACGTGTTGTTCTATCTCAACCTTAGCTGTTTCCAATAGTAATCAGcttatatttttcatttattccaTGCagcttagaaaataaaaaaaatgtaaaagctgtTTGGCTGCTGCACTCCAGTCGAGACAACTTTTTTCTCAGACAACTTTTATTAATTCCACGTATTGTGACTGGTGAACAGACTTTTATTGTCATGGAGTGAGCGGAGTTTTTTTCTGCCAAGCTCCTATGGCTGTGGGCCTAAAATACCTTGTTAGTCTTGGATTCAAGTCTTTGTAACGTGGGTTTCATCAGAACTCTTTGTACACGTGTAGTGGAAAGTGGAAAATATGGCAGAGATGCTTGTCGGCACGAATATCAGATAACACATTTGTTTTGAATTATTGAACACATTTTTAGTTTTCTGTCGAAATGTTCTTTTAGGctgtaaacaaagaaaaacgtttttatatAACAACACCAATGCACCTTGTTTTGTTACTCGCCAAGTGGAAACCAAGCTAAAAGCCACGTCGTAGCATGGGGCTGCCACCCacctgttttatgttaatgtcgcttgacctcacgtttttgacgttttttttttaactgcgcatgcgccgtgcgtctacatttcccagtgtgcattgcggctacgtccgccgcacgggcctattgatttcgacgtggacgtaaacgacgtaaatccctattcacggacgacttacgcaaacgacgttaaattttcgaatttcgacgcgggaacggcggccatacttaacattactattccatctatttgatggaataactttaggcggcctatctcttacgtaaacggcgtaaatgtactgcggcggccgggcgtacgttcgtgaatcggcgtatctagtgatttgcatattctacgccgaccgcaatggaagcgccacctagcgaccagcagaaatattgcaacctaagataggacggcgcaagccgtcgtatcttagatatgtttaagcgtatctctgtttgagaatacacttaaacataggtcggcgcagattcagagataggtcggcgtatctactgatacgccggcctaactctctctgaatctacctatatatggaAAAGGCACctaatgcatcgcatagtagcccattatgtgccacttacctgcaggagaagcccacgatgtccccgtcttcctcgctagtagtgagcgtccatcttcacccctcttcttccaggggccacgaactccggctctgtgactggcgggagtcgcgtgacgtcactcccgcgcatgtgcgcggTTGCCGCCACTTGCGGCTTTATTCACGGCTTCGGCGCTCACtgtcatgcgccgtagacatcagtgtctttcttttacaaatatctcctaaaccgtgtaggtttacaggtaagccttaatctaggcttacccgtaggtgaaagtggtctgtaagggtttacaaccactttaatagtgcCCAATTAAGCCAATTAAATTGgtcgtaaacccttacagaccactttttactacaggtaagcctataataagtcttacctgtagctaccccagatatctcctaaacctgcacggtttaggagatatcccctgtatcagcatgtgcggtgcatactagcttattatgccttttgccttacaggggtattaaaggggttgtaaaggtacaattttttcccctaaatatcttcctttaccttagtgcagtcctccttcacttacctcatcctcccattttgcttttaaatgttcttatttcttctgagaaatcctcacttcctgttcttctgtctgtaactccacacagtaatgcaaggctttctctttggtgtggagtgtcgtgctcgcctcctcccttggactacagaagagtcaggacgctctctacgttgcagagagCCAGCAATGTCGCAGTGAAtaatgggccgtgacgcgccacttgaatttggcgcgaacgacccgttttgttcggatttcgacgaacgatcgaacatacaatgtttgagtcgaacatgagtttgactcgaatacgaagctcatccctagtggacaTCCATGTCGTTCATTCTATGTGATGCAGCCTTCTTTGTTGCAGGAGACAGAAGTGGTGATGAGAATCTTCATACATAATTAGAGCGTGTCATCAGCGTGCATTATTAGATTCCAGGGTAATGGGTGAAGATGAGAATGACCCACAGAATCACAAATGAATTGCTACCAGCTAACACATGACTTGTACTGCATAATTCCAGGGTGAGTACAACACCCCAGGGAGGCTGTGATCGCATCGGCATCTGATTGGAGTACCTGTTAAAGACCAATTCCAGGCAATAAGTGAAAGCATTCGGTGGGCTAATAATGCTATCCCGTAAACGTAGCAATCAGAAAGTTCACTCAAATTAGCTTAATCTGAGTTCTCTAACCAATTACAGACAGTGCACATTATTCCACAGAGCAGTCACAACTAGCACAGTAGACATAGCCGACCTTAAAGCTATATTAAACCCAAAGCAAACATGTATAATATTGACGTTTACCAATTTTTTgatatgatggctgcattagcTTCCTTTTTTGGGCTTactttctattttcatctggtgatccaaccgtaaagtctgttgtttttcaaaaacgcaagctctcttgcagaatacagaaatgatacaaaccatttaacactggcagagGTGCTTACaaggatcagcttttatttatagaaaacctttatcccaaaaggatgcTTATATaatattagctggagtttggtttaaatttgttagtgtattcaattatgctagtacatctaacactccccccttccccttcggaaacactcgggaactGAGAATTTTAGAGTATTTACAAACGGCTCTGATCGGCTCCGGCgcacccacacctctggccaaatgcggtactgcacacccataggtgtgcgtagcctattgcattagggtgtgcaccccaaggaTCAAAAATGCGTGTGTGTACAgtgcatatgtatatataaataaatatatagcagtagggcaatggacactgtgtcagtagggcagaggttggtgtcagtagggcactggatggtgtaagtagggcagaggttggtgtcagtagagcactggatggtgtaagtagggcagaggttggtgtcagtagagcactggatggtgtaagtagggcagaggttggtgtcagtagagcactggatgatgtaagtagggcagaggttggtgtcagtagagcactggatgatgtaagtagggcagaggttggtgtcagtagagcactggatggtgtaagtagggcagaggttggtgtcagtagagcactggatggtgtaagtagggcagaggttggtgtcagttgagcactggatggtgtaagtagggcagaggttggtgtcagtagtttatttttatcatttaattttttttttacaattttattattttttacaatagttttttattttcatttttttattttacaattttttaggagccctgttgaggggctttggtgaaatatcaagagTCCAAACAAGGgtccacctttgagacagagaaaggaactgaagacagagattccccagtcccttcctCTGCAGCGAAGCAGCATGGAGAAACTGCagagcacagggtgattagggtgtgcccaggcacaccctgtgcgcaagcCTATGTGCACACTACAgaagcttgaatcctgctcgttttgcaagacaacactcacaaaccgagtcaggattaaaaaaaaaaaaatattgctcgtattgcgaaacgctcgttaaccgcgttactcgcaatccgaggttccactgtattgacaACATGTATGCTGCATATCATTCTGTTCTATTTTATAGCTAATACTATAATTAGAAATAATATATATCCCTGTACAGGTCTCAAGGATGGAGAAGGAGATTCTTTCTGAAAATTTATGTTACTACTTTTGGGACTCCAGTAATCAAACTGCCACAAGCAAGTTCAAATACTTATCGACAGAAATCAGCCACGTGGTCATGGTGCTCGCGGCTATTACCTGCTTGATTGGATTATTCACCAACTCCATTGTCATCTACATCACCGGCTTTAAGATGAAGAAGCAAAAGTCAAGACTCTGGTTCCTGAACTTGGCGGTGGCGGACATCTTATTCCTGATGACCACTCCTATGAGACTGATGATTTTACTATCAAAGAACTGGACCTTGGGATCGCATATTTGTAAGCTGAGCCATTTGGCCTACGTGTGCAATATATACTGCAGCGCTTTCCTTATAACGGCTCTATCTATCGATCGTGTCTTGTCAGTGGCCAAAACCTTGTGGCACCATAAGATCTTCTCCCAACGCATTTGTTTCTGCGTCTGCGCGGCCATCTGGATGGTGGCATTGCCTTTGGGAATACCAGCTTTATACTATAATAACATAGACGTGGTTCAGAACGAGACAAAATGTGCGTTCACCCCGTTTCTCTATGATACTTCCAAGAACGATAGCACCCCggaaaaaatactgtatataagttTTGCTTTAGAGGCCATAAAAACGACAAGCGAGATTAATGACGCGTGGGAGGAGCCGGCTGGCTTTGTGAGATTTCCGCAACACCGGAACCAATGTAAAGGCAGCATGTGCTGTGCCGATGACATCTCAGTAGCATTGTATAAAAAAGGACAGGATTTTAGTAATGTGTCGTTTATTCCAATAATAGTCATTGGATATTTCATACCCCTTTGCGTCATGATCTTCTCCAACCTCATTATTGTCCTACAAGTAAGACAATCCCATTGTATAAATCCCACAAAACTCTACAAATGTATTGTTATACTTATCGGGGCTTTTGTGCTAACTAAAACACCGTTTGCTGTCGCTAAGATGATTTATTTGAAAGCCGTTTACGACATGGACATATCATTTCTGAAATACATGCGTGGCATACGGATTATTCTGTTTGTGATAGCGAATTTAAACAGCTGTTTGAATCCGGTATTGTTTGTGCTAGTGGGCAGCAAAGCCAAAGGTCTAATAATTAGCTCTGTATTCCAGAAGAGGACACTTTCA
This window contains:
- the LOC120918784 gene encoding G-protein coupled receptor 1-like, which gives rise to METTIYEQVSRMEKEILSENLCYYFWDSSNQTATSKFKYLSTEISHVVMVLAAITCLIGLFTNSIVIYITGFKMKKQKSRLWFLNLAVADILFLMTTPMRLMILLSKNWTLGSHICKLSHLAYVCNIYCSAFLITALSIDRVLSVAKTLWHHKIFSQRICFCVCAAIWMVALPLGIPALYYNNIDVVQNETKCAFTPFLYDTSKNDSTPEKILYISFALEAIKTTSEINDAWEEPAGFVRFPQHRNQCKGSMCCADDISVALYKKGQDFSNVSFIPIIVIGYFIPLCVMIFSNLIIVLQVRQSHCINPTKLYKCIVILIGAFVLTKTPFAVAKMIYLKAVYDMDISFLKYMRGIRIILFVIANLNSCLNPVLFVLVGSKAKGLIISSVFQKRTLSSSFKRSNKSVDK